The Channa argus isolate prfri chromosome 22, Channa argus male v1.0, whole genome shotgun sequence genome has a window encoding:
- the LOC137108041 gene encoding ADP/ATP translocase 3-like, producing MREHAVSFAKDFLTAGFAATISETAVAPIERVKLLLQVQHANNQITLDKHYKGFIDCFIRIPKEQGVQSYWRGNLANVIRYFPTQALNFAFKDKYRKLFLNGIDPHTQFWKYFAGNLASGGAAGATSLCFVYPLDFTRTRLAADVGETQAERQFRGVRDCLLKIYKSDGVRGLYQGFFVSLQGIIIYRAACFGIYDTAKGMLPDPKNTHIVVSWMIAQTVTCVASLISYPFDTVRRCMMMQSGLKGADIMYCGTIDCWRKITRNEGGKTFFKGAWTNMLRGTGGAFVLKSDSGGEISPEMQYT from the exons ATGAGAGAACACGCTGTTTCGTTCGCCAAAGACTTTCTCACCGCCGGCTTCGCCGCCACCATCTCCGAAACAGCCGTCGCACCGATTGAGAGAGTGAAACTACTTCTCCAG GTCCAGCATGCCAATAATCAGATTACCCTAGATAAGCACTACAAGGGTTTCATTGACTGTTTCATCCGTATTCCCAAAGAGCAAGGGGTCCAGTCCTACTGGAGAGGTAATCTTGCCAATGTCATTCGATATTTCCCCACCCAGGCCCTCAACTTTGCCTTCAAGGACAAGTATAGAAAACTGTTTCTTAATGGCATTGACCCGCACACACAGTTCTGGAAGTACTTTGCTGGTAACCTGGCCTCTGGTGGTGCTGCTGGAGCGACCTCTCTCTGTTTTGTGTACCCCCTTGATTTCACCCGTACCCGTCTTGCTGCTGATGTGGGAGAAACTCAAGCTGAAAGACAGTTCCGGGGTGTGCGAGACTGCCTGCTGAAGATCTACAAGTCTGATGGTGTGAGAGGCTTGTACCAAGGcttctttgtgtctttgcagGGCATTATCATCTATAGGGCTGCATGCTTTGGAATCTATGACACAGCTAAAG gTATGCTCCCAGACCCCAAGAACACCCATATAGTTGTGAGCTGGATGATTGCACAGACTGTGACATGTGTTGCCAGCCTGATCTCATACCCCTTCGACACTGTCCGTAGATGTATGATGATGCAGTCCGGACTCAAAGGAG CTGACATCATGTACTGCGGTACTATTGACTGCTGGCGTAAGATTACACGTAATGAGGGTGGCAAAACTTTCTTCAAAGGGGCCTGGACCAACATGCTCAGAGGCACGGGTGGCGCCTTTGTGCTG